In one window of Polaromonas naphthalenivorans CJ2 DNA:
- a CDS encoding DUF294 nucleotidyltransferase-like domain-containing protein — MPSAFNFSASPFDCLTPDEQQLVQDSVDIAYFPQGATILAPGAQPTHLFVIIKGFVQQFDGNDVVTTYGPEDCFDGRGLMAGKVSSRFVAAEEVVAYQLARQAVSDLIAGNVTFGALLFSDLSNKLSALSERQSRHELQSLTMARVDEAFVRTPHFVDADMSILDVTRQFHSLRTATLLVRDSQVSPPALGIFTLTGLQRAILDGTPLDRLAVRGLTNFSLIKVRPSDQLGDALAVMIKHKVHRVVVAEGEHITGVLEALDLFSFLSNHSYLINVQILDARDVPALQEAAGQITRLISLLQRSGTHINMIARLVQELNAKLFERAWQLIAPPDLVANSCLFVMGSEGRGEQLLKTDQDNGLVLRDGYEPACDVAAVCRRFSAALADFGYPPCPGNIMVSNPQWCQSVTDFSQTARLWLMAATTDGLMALAIFLDAHAVCGDRTLLDKVRAAVYDMTADNDAMLARFASAINAFGNSSAWWNRLLFRGDQGKEALDIKKAGTFPLVHGVRSLALAHHVSATSTVERVQALVAAGRLPEKLANDLIDSLHFFMGLKLKVGLQQLETGHAASDEIALDKLSSLDRDLLKDTLGVVKQFKALLNQRFHLEAM; from the coding sequence ATGCCCAGCGCATTCAATTTTTCGGCGTCGCCGTTTGACTGCCTCACGCCCGATGAGCAGCAGCTGGTGCAGGACAGCGTCGATATCGCCTATTTCCCCCAGGGCGCCACCATTTTGGCGCCGGGTGCGCAGCCGACGCACCTGTTTGTCATCATCAAGGGCTTCGTCCAGCAGTTCGACGGCAACGACGTGGTCACCACCTATGGCCCTGAAGACTGCTTCGATGGCCGGGGGCTGATGGCCGGCAAGGTCAGCAGCCGCTTCGTGGCGGCCGAGGAGGTCGTGGCCTACCAGCTGGCCAGGCAGGCGGTCAGCGACCTGATTGCCGGCAATGTGACCTTTGGCGCGCTGCTGTTCTCGGACTTGTCCAACAAGCTCAGCGCCCTGTCCGAGCGGCAAAGCCGGCACGAATTGCAGTCGCTGACGATGGCGCGGGTCGATGAGGCTTTTGTGCGCACGCCGCATTTTGTCGATGCCGACATGTCGATTCTGGACGTGACCCGGCAGTTTCATTCGCTGCGCACGGCGACCCTGCTGGTGCGTGACTCGCAGGTCTCGCCGCCGGCCCTGGGGATTTTTACCCTGACCGGGCTGCAGCGGGCAATTCTGGACGGCACGCCGCTGGACCGCCTGGCCGTCAGGGGGCTGACCAATTTTTCACTGATCAAGGTGCGGCCCAGCGACCAGCTGGGCGATGCCCTGGCGGTCATGATCAAGCACAAGGTGCATCGGGTGGTGGTGGCCGAAGGCGAGCACATCACCGGCGTGCTCGAAGCGCTGGACCTGTTCAGCTTTTTGTCCAACCACTCCTACCTCATCAACGTCCAGATACTTGATGCCCGGGATGTGCCGGCCCTTCAAGAGGCGGCCGGGCAGATCACCCGGCTGATTTCGCTGCTGCAGCGCAGCGGCACCCATATCAACATGATTGCCCGCCTGGTGCAGGAACTCAATGCCAAGCTGTTCGAGCGCGCCTGGCAGCTGATTGCGCCGCCTGACCTTGTTGCCAACAGTTGCCTGTTCGTGATGGGCAGCGAAGGCCGGGGCGAGCAACTGCTCAAGACCGACCAGGACAACGGCCTGGTGCTGCGCGACGGCTACGAGCCGGCTTGCGATGTGGCTGCGGTGTGCCGGCGGTTTTCAGCGGCGCTGGCTGATTTTGGCTACCCGCCGTGCCCGGGCAACATCATGGTCAGCAACCCGCAGTGGTGCCAGAGCGTGACCGATTTCAGCCAGACGGCCCGCCTGTGGCTGATGGCGGCCACCACCGACGGACTGATGGCGCTGGCCATCTTCCTTGATGCCCATGCGGTGTGCGGCGACCGCACGCTGTTGGACAAGGTGCGGGCGGCGGTGTATGACATGACCGCCGACAACGATGCCATGCTGGCGCGCTTCGCCTCGGCCATCAACGCCTTCGGCAACAGCAGCGCCTGGTGGAACCGCCTGCTGTTCCGGGGCGACCAGGGCAAGGAAGCGCTGGACATCAAGAAAGCCGGCACCTTTCCGCTGGTGCATGGCGTGCGCAGCCTGGCGCTGGCCCATCATGTCAGTGCCACCTCGACCGTGGAGCGCGTCCAGGCGCTGGTGGCCGCCGGCCGGTTGCCTGAAAAGCTGGCCAATGACCTGATCGACAGCCTGCATTTCTTCATGGGGCTCAAGCTCAAGGTCGGCTTGCAGCAGTTAGAGACCGGCCATGCGGCATCGGACGAGATCGCGCTGGACAAGCTCAGCAGCCTGGACCGCGACTTGCTGAAAGACACGCTGGGCGTCGTCAAGCAGTTCAAGGCCTTGCTGAACCAGCGCTTTCACCTGGAGGCGATGTGA
- a CDS encoding YbaK/EbsC family protein: MCGAELKVLPEGVQRVAAFLQDKGHMHAPVMLDDAARTAQQAADALGVAVGQIAKSIIFRRKSDDAAVLVVTSGDRRVDEKKVEALVCLDGKRLGRADAAFVKSRTGFSIGGVSPLAHATPSVTLIDQSLFRFEQIWAAAGHPHGVFQLSPWELQDLTGAPVADLAVDEDDKKRELQRAISLVRLRAPTPDTTLDVSSPCISICRMNASSGLCEGCFRTRDEIAGWSGATDEGKRAVWKIIEQRMAALQT, encoded by the coding sequence ATGTGCGGTGCTGAACTGAAGGTGCTTCCAGAAGGCGTGCAGCGGGTTGCCGCGTTTTTGCAGGACAAGGGCCACATGCATGCGCCCGTGATGCTCGATGACGCCGCGCGCACCGCGCAGCAGGCGGCCGATGCGCTGGGCGTGGCCGTCGGCCAGATTGCCAAAAGCATCATCTTTCGCCGCAAGTCGGACGATGCTGCAGTGCTGGTCGTGACCTCGGGCGACCGGCGCGTCGATGAAAAGAAGGTCGAGGCGCTGGTCTGCCTGGACGGCAAACGGCTGGGGCGCGCCGATGCGGCATTCGTCAAAAGCCGCACCGGCTTTTCGATTGGCGGCGTCTCGCCGCTGGCCCACGCCACGCCGTCGGTCACGCTGATCGACCAGTCGCTGTTTCGCTTTGAGCAAATTTGGGCGGCGGCCGGGCATCCGCATGGTGTGTTCCAGCTGTCGCCCTGGGAACTGCAAGACCTGACCGGCGCGCCGGTCGCGGACCTGGCGGTGGACGAGGATGACAAAAAACGGGAGTTGCAGCGCGCCATCAGCCTGGTCCGCCTGCGCGCCCCGACGCCGGACACGACGCTTGATGTGTCGTCTCCGTGCATTTCCATCTGCCGCATGAACGCAAGCTCAGGACTGTGCGAAGGCTGCTTTCGCACCCGCGACGAGATTGCCGGCTGGAGCGGCGCGACCGATGAGGGCAAGCGGGCGGTCTGGAAAATCATCGAGCAGCGCATGGCGGCCCTGCAGACATGA
- a CDS encoding 2-hydroxychromene-2-carboxylate isomerase, with translation MTSMNPNLQAPAAELKDISCYLDFISPYAYLAFELLPEALQGISYSLSYKPVLFGAMLKHHGQLGPAEIAPKRDWTYRQVAWLAHRHGIPLQMPASHPFNPLPLLRLALACSPAAEPTAPNRYVCETIFRHVWRGGNEVTDPARLQALTSALAPPREVNGDEVKMQLKRNTDEAIALGVFGVPAFVVDGKLFWGLDSLPMLRAYLQGDAWFDGPAWDAGASVREGLRRQ, from the coding sequence ATGACTTCCATGAACCCAAATCTTCAAGCCCCGGCCGCTGAACTCAAGGACATCAGCTGCTATCTCGACTTCATCTCGCCCTACGCCTACCTGGCGTTTGAGCTGCTGCCCGAAGCCTTGCAAGGCATCAGCTACAGCCTGAGCTACAAGCCGGTGCTGTTCGGCGCCATGCTCAAGCACCATGGCCAGCTGGGACCGGCCGAAATCGCCCCCAAGCGCGACTGGACTTACCGGCAGGTAGCGTGGCTGGCGCACCGCCACGGCATTCCCCTGCAGATGCCGGCCAGCCATCCGTTCAACCCCTTGCCGCTGCTGCGGCTGGCGCTGGCCTGCAGTCCCGCAGCCGAGCCCACTGCGCCCAACCGCTATGTCTGCGAAACCATTTTTCGCCATGTCTGGCGTGGCGGCAACGAGGTGACCGACCCGGCCCGCCTGCAGGCGTTAACCAGCGCGCTGGCGCCGCCGCGTGAAGTTAATGGCGACGAGGTCAAGATGCAGCTCAAGCGCAATACCGACGAGGCCATCGCGCTCGGCGTGTTTGGCGTGCCGGCTTTTGTCGTGGACGGCAAGCTGTTCTGGGGGCTGGATTCGTTGCCGATGCTGCGTGCGTACTTGCAGGGCGATGCCTGGTTTGACGGTCCGGCCTGGGATGCTGGCGCCAGCGTCCGGGAAGGCCTGCGGCGTCAGTAA
- a CDS encoding DUF485 domain-containing protein, with product MSDPVRVDPMVAKVEANPKYHELRRKRNTFGWSMTALMMVVYYGYIALIAFNKPFLAQPIGAGVTSLGVPIGFGVIVFTIVITGIYVRRANGEYDRLTAEILKEASK from the coding sequence ATGAGTGATCCTGTCAGGGTTGACCCCATGGTGGCCAAGGTTGAGGCCAACCCCAAATACCACGAGCTTCGTAGAAAGCGCAACACCTTTGGCTGGTCCATGACCGCGCTCATGATGGTGGTGTACTACGGCTACATCGCGCTGATTGCGTTCAACAAGCCTTTTCTGGCGCAACCGATTGGCGCTGGCGTCACATCGCTGGGCGTTCCCATCGGCTTTGGCGTGATTGTTTTCACCATCGTCATCACCGGCATCTATGTTCGCCGCGCCAACGGCGAATACGACCGCCTGACCGCCGAAATCCTGAAAGAGGCTTCCAAATGA
- a CDS encoding 3'-5' exonuclease, giving the protein MSVFAGLPPSRWFAALKREWLLYHLGDPRFRFMWDPAPENEWVALDCETTGLNTRTDDIIAIGAVRIRDNRIMTSERLELLVRPEKRRLSAESVRVHRLREQDVAQGISADEAMMKLMYFIGSRPLVGYYLEFDLAMINRVLFPMLGMGLPQPKIEVSSMYYDYKFHQLPHHARDSGSIDLRFESLMKDLNLPLWSAHDALNDAIMAALAFLKLRQLRAG; this is encoded by the coding sequence GTGAGTGTCTTTGCCGGCCTGCCGCCGAGCCGCTGGTTCGCGGCGCTCAAGCGCGAATGGCTGCTCTACCACCTGGGCGACCCGCGCTTTCGCTTCATGTGGGACCCGGCGCCCGAGAACGAATGGGTGGCGCTGGACTGCGAAACCACCGGGCTGAACACCCGGACCGACGACATCATCGCCATTGGCGCGGTGCGCATCCGGGACAACCGCATCATGACCAGCGAGCGCCTGGAGTTGCTGGTGCGGCCCGAGAAGCGGCGCTTGAGCGCCGAAAGCGTGCGCGTGCATCGCCTGCGCGAGCAGGATGTGGCGCAAGGCATCAGCGCCGACGAGGCGATGATGAAGCTGATGTATTTCATCGGCAGCCGGCCGCTGGTGGGCTACTACCTGGAGTTTGACCTGGCCATGATCAACCGGGTGCTGTTCCCGATGCTCGGCATGGGCCTGCCCCAGCCCAAGATCGAAGTGTCGTCGATGTACTACGACTACAAGTTCCACCAGTTGCCGCACCATGCGCGCGACAGCGGCTCGATTGACCTGCGCTTTGAAAGCCTCATGAAAGACCTGAACCTGCCGCTCTGGTCGGCCCACGACGCGCTGAACGACGCCATCATGGCGGCGCTGGCTTTTTTGAAGCTGCGGCAGTTGCGGGCGGGGTGA
- a CDS encoding BON domain-containing protein, translating to MRYLNIKFSPLSAALVLSAACLLGCSVLQAGEQAASAPGDPALAAAVTQAIHDALDYKAKDIQVAVNGGVVMLSGWANQPSDESRARAVASRVPGVMRAYSRVHLWSSDDSY from the coding sequence ATGAGGTACCTGAACATCAAGTTTTCACCTCTGTCCGCAGCCCTCGTTTTGTCGGCTGCCTGCTTGCTCGGCTGTTCCGTCCTGCAGGCGGGTGAACAAGCCGCCTCCGCGCCGGGAGACCCCGCACTCGCCGCTGCCGTGACGCAGGCCATCCATGACGCCCTGGACTACAAAGCCAAGGATATTCAGGTGGCAGTCAATGGCGGTGTCGTCATGCTCAGCGGTTGGGCCAACCAGCCCAGCGATGAGTCGCGCGCACGCGCGGTGGCCAGCCGGGTGCCTGGCGTTATGCGTGCCTACAGCCGAGTTCACCTGTGGTCCAGCGACGACTCTTATTGA
- a CDS encoding acetyl/propionyl/methylcrotonyl-CoA carboxylase subunit alpha, with protein MFKKILIANRGEIACRVAATARRMAVKTVAVYSDADASAKHVGYCDEAVHIGGSAPKDSYLRWERIIEAAKATGAEAIHPGYGFLSENEEFAKACAGAGLVFIGPPASAIKAMGLKAESKQLMEKAGVPLVPGYHGADQDPVMLKHEADRIGYPVLIKASAGGGGKGMRAVEKSEDFAAALASCKREAINSFGNDTVLVEKYAQRPRHIEIQVFGDMHGNYVYLFERDCSVQRRHQKVLEEAPAPGLSPEMRQQMGLAAVAAARAVNYVGAGTVEFIVEQRADGSMNFFFMEMNTRLQVEHPVTEAITGLDLVEWQLRVASGEPLPLAQDQLKINGHAIEARICAENPDNNFLPTTGTLHVYDKPLCTAFERADLSNAGIAVRIDDGVRQGDTISPFYDSMVAKLIVHGQTREEALARMDEALAQTRIVGLATNVQFLRYVVRSPSFAQANLDTALIPREEAVLFKQEPVGLPLAAAAAIAQTLLSEKATEGADPFSRRDGWQTHGVTQRPFEFDFHGEPAKAALTYRHDGALQLTVGDVSGPLVFAQSGQGIAIQFAGQRLSATVYTQGEVDHVFTARGATQITAIDLLAHAGESHTEGGRLTAPMPGKILSFSVKAGDLVQKGQPLAVMEAMKMEHTIAAPADGVVEELMYAPGDQVTEGSELLKITV; from the coding sequence ATGTTTAAAAAAATTCTGATTGCCAATCGCGGTGAAATCGCCTGCCGCGTTGCTGCTACTGCAAGGCGCATGGCCGTCAAGACCGTGGCCGTGTATTCGGATGCCGACGCCAGCGCCAAGCATGTGGGCTATTGCGACGAAGCCGTGCATATCGGCGGCAGCGCGCCCAAGGACAGCTACCTGCGCTGGGAACGCATCATCGAAGCCGCCAAGGCGACGGGCGCCGAGGCGATTCACCCCGGCTACGGCTTCCTGAGCGAGAACGAGGAATTTGCAAAAGCCTGCGCCGGGGCCGGGCTGGTCTTCATCGGCCCGCCGGCGTCCGCCATCAAGGCCATGGGCCTGAAGGCTGAATCAAAGCAGCTGATGGAAAAAGCCGGCGTTCCGCTGGTGCCCGGCTACCACGGCGCGGACCAGGACCCGGTGATGCTCAAGCACGAGGCGGACCGCATCGGCTACCCGGTGCTGATCAAGGCCAGCGCGGGCGGCGGCGGCAAGGGCATGCGGGCGGTTGAAAAATCTGAAGATTTCGCGGCGGCGCTGGCCTCCTGCAAGCGCGAAGCCATCAACAGCTTTGGCAATGACACCGTGCTGGTCGAAAAGTACGCCCAGCGCCCGCGCCACATCGAGATCCAGGTGTTCGGCGACATGCATGGCAACTATGTGTACCTGTTCGAGCGCGACTGCTCGGTGCAGCGCCGCCACCAGAAGGTGCTCGAAGAAGCGCCCGCGCCCGGCCTGTCGCCCGAGATGCGTCAGCAGATGGGCCTGGCCGCCGTGGCTGCCGCGCGTGCGGTCAACTATGTCGGCGCCGGCACGGTGGAATTCATCGTCGAGCAGCGCGCCGACGGTTCGATGAACTTCTTCTTCATGGAGATGAACACCCGCCTGCAGGTCGAGCATCCGGTGACCGAAGCCATCACCGGGCTGGACCTGGTCGAGTGGCAACTGCGCGTGGCCTCGGGCGAGCCGCTGCCGCTGGCGCAGGATCAGCTCAAGATCAACGGCCACGCCATCGAGGCGCGCATCTGCGCCGAGAATCCGGACAACAATTTTTTGCCCACCACCGGCACGCTGCATGTGTACGACAAGCCGCTTTGCACGGCGTTTGAGCGCGCGGACTTGAGCAACGCGGGCATTGCGGTACGCATTGACGACGGCGTGCGCCAGGGTGACACGATTTCGCCGTTTTACGACTCGATGGTCGCCAAGCTGATCGTGCATGGCCAGACGCGCGAAGAGGCGCTGGCGCGCATGGACGAAGCGCTGGCGCAGACCCGCATCGTCGGGCTGGCCACCAACGTGCAGTTCCTGCGCTACGTGGTGCGCAGCCCGTCGTTTGCCCAGGCGAATCTGGACACGGCCTTGATTCCGCGCGAAGAGGCGGTGCTGTTCAAGCAGGAGCCGGTCGGCCTGCCCCTGGCCGCCGCTGCGGCGATTGCCCAGACGCTGCTCAGCGAAAAAGCCACCGAAGGGGCCGACCCGTTCAGCCGCCGCGATGGCTGGCAAACGCATGGCGTGACGCAGCGGCCGTTCGAGTTCGACTTCCACGGCGAGCCGGCCAAGGCCGCGTTGACCTACCGGCATGACGGCGCCTTGCAATTAACGGTTGGCGACGTTTCGGGGCCGCTGGTGTTTGCCCAAAGCGGGCAGGGCATAGCCATCCAGTTCGCCGGCCAGCGCCTGAGCGCAACGGTCTATACCCAGGGCGAGGTGGACCACGTCTTTACCGCCAGGGGCGCGACCCAGATCACCGCGATTGACCTGCTGGCCCACGCGGGCGAGAGCCACACCGAAGGCGGACGCCTGACCGCGCCCATGCCGGGCAAAATCCTGTCTTTTTCCGTCAAGGCCGGCGACTTGGTTCAAAAGGGCCAGCCGCTGGCGGTGATGGAAGCGATGAAAATGGAGCATACGATTGCAGCGCCCGCCGACGGCGTGGTCGAGGAGCTGATGTACGCGCCGGGCGACCAGGTCACCGAAGGCTCGGAGCTGCTCAAGATCACTGTCTGA
- a CDS encoding cation acetate symporter gives MKAGLQFLAALTALLAAAAAQAAGADLGQVDKQPTNWVAISMFAVFVVGTLFITKWAASKTKSAADFYTGGGGITGFQNGLAIAGDYMSAASFLGISAAVMASGYDGLIYSIGFLVGWPVITFLMAERLRNLGKFTFADVAGYRFQQAPIRIFAASGTLVVVAFYLIAQMVGAGSLIKLLFGLEYWMAVVIVGALMMIYVLFGGMTATTWVQIIKACLLLAGVTFMAFMVMAQFGFSPEALFARGVEVKTQLAVNGGKTAEDAAVIGRAIMGPGGFIKDPISAISFGMALMFGTAGLPHILMRFFTVPDAKEARKSVFWATTWIGYFYVLIFIIGFGAITLVLTNPEFADTAKGIIKGGGGSANMAAVLVAKAVGGNVFYGFISAVAFATILAVVAGLTLSGASAVSHDLYATVIKKGKADSASELKVSRMTTLALGLVAVVLGIAFEKQNIAFMVSLAFAIAASANFPVLFMSVLWKDCTTKGAVIGGFLGLISSVGLTVVSPSVWEAVLGYPKGSAWFPYSSPALFSISIGFFGVWLFSVLDRSPQAASERAAYKSQQVRSETGLGASKSSGH, from the coding sequence ATGAAGGCTGGACTCCAATTCCTGGCGGCCCTGACGGCGCTGCTCGCAGCCGCCGCAGCGCAAGCCGCAGGCGCCGACCTCGGACAGGTTGACAAGCAGCCGACCAACTGGGTGGCGATCAGCATGTTTGCCGTCTTCGTGGTCGGCACCCTGTTCATCACCAAGTGGGCAGCCTCCAAGACCAAGTCGGCCGCCGACTTCTACACCGGCGGCGGCGGCATCACCGGCTTCCAGAATGGCCTGGCGATTGCCGGCGACTACATGTCGGCCGCGTCCTTCCTGGGTATTTCCGCCGCCGTGATGGCCTCGGGCTACGACGGCCTGATCTACTCCATCGGCTTCCTGGTCGGCTGGCCGGTCATCACCTTCCTGATGGCCGAACGCCTGCGCAACCTGGGCAAGTTCACCTTTGCCGACGTGGCCGGCTATCGCTTCCAGCAAGCGCCGATCCGCATTTTTGCGGCCTCCGGCACGCTGGTCGTGGTGGCGTTCTACCTGATTGCACAGATGGTGGGCGCAGGCTCGCTGATCAAGCTGCTGTTCGGCCTGGAATACTGGATGGCCGTGGTGATCGTCGGCGCGCTGATGATGATCTATGTGCTGTTCGGCGGCATGACCGCCACCACCTGGGTGCAGATCATCAAGGCTTGTTTGCTGCTGGCGGGCGTGACCTTCATGGCCTTCATGGTGATGGCGCAGTTCGGCTTCAGCCCCGAAGCGCTGTTTGCCCGAGGCGTTGAAGTCAAGACCCAGCTGGCCGTCAACGGTGGCAAGACCGCTGAAGATGCAGCCGTCATTGGCCGCGCCATCATGGGCCCCGGCGGCTTCATCAAGGACCCGATCTCGGCGATTTCCTTCGGCATGGCGCTGATGTTCGGCACGGCCGGCCTGCCGCACATCCTGATGCGCTTCTTCACCGTGCCTGACGCCAAAGAAGCCCGCAAGTCGGTGTTCTGGGCAACCACCTGGATCGGCTACTTCTATGTGCTGATCTTCATCATCGGCTTTGGCGCCATCACCCTGGTGCTGACCAACCCCGAGTTCGCGGACACCGCCAAGGGCATCATCAAGGGCGGCGGCGGATCGGCCAACATGGCAGCCGTGCTGGTGGCCAAGGCCGTCGGCGGCAACGTGTTCTACGGCTTCATCTCGGCTGTGGCTTTTGCCACCATCCTGGCCGTGGTCGCTGGCTTGACGCTGTCGGGCGCTTCCGCCGTGTCGCACGACCTGTATGCCACCGTCATCAAAAAGGGCAAGGCCGACAGCGCTTCGGAGCTGAAGGTTTCGCGCATGACGACGCTGGCGCTCGGCCTGGTCGCCGTGGTCCTGGGTATTGCCTTTGAAAAGCAGAACATCGCCTTCATGGTGTCGCTGGCTTTCGCGATTGCCGCTTCGGCCAACTTCCCGGTGCTGTTCATGTCGGTGCTGTGGAAAGACTGCACCACCAAGGGCGCCGTGATTGGCGGTTTCCTGGGCTTGATTTCCTCCGTGGGCCTGACCGTCGTGTCGCCGTCCGTGTGGGAAGCCGTGCTGGGCTATCCAAAGGGTTCAGCCTGGTTCCCTTACTCTTCGCCCGCCCTGTTCTCGATCAGCATCGGCTTCTTCGGCGTGTGGCTGTTCTCGGTTCTGGACCGCAGCCCGCAAGCCGCCAGCGAACGCGCCGCATACAAGTCGCAGCAGGTTCGTTCCGAAACCGGCCTGGGTGCTTCGAAGTCTTCGGGGCATTGA
- a CDS encoding hydroxymethylglutaryl-CoA lyase, producing MTLHLPSRVKLVDVGPRDGLQNEKSPVPAAVKIELVHRLQDAGLTEIEVTSYVSPKWVPQMADNAEVMAGIRRKPGVRYSVLTPNMQGLEAAMKPAPELWPDEIVVFGAASEAFSQRNINCSIAESIERFRPVVAAARANNIYVRGAISCTVGCPYEGEIAPERVEMVARLMKDIGVQHIGVADTIGVGTPLKVQRALEAALKHYDLDGVSGHFHDTYGQALANTLASLQMGVWQFDTSVAGLGGCPYAKGATGNVATEDVVYLLHGMGIETGIDLDKLIDAGKFISDFLGRQPNSRAATALLNKRMN from the coding sequence ATGACCCTGCATTTACCTTCCAGAGTCAAGCTCGTCGATGTCGGTCCCCGCGACGGCCTGCAGAACGAAAAATCGCCCGTTCCCGCCGCCGTGAAAATCGAACTCGTGCATCGCCTGCAGGACGCCGGTCTCACGGAAATCGAGGTCACCAGTTACGTTTCGCCCAAATGGGTGCCGCAGATGGCTGACAACGCCGAAGTCATGGCCGGCATCCGGCGCAAGCCCGGCGTGCGCTATTCGGTGCTGACGCCCAACATGCAGGGTCTAGAGGCGGCGATGAAGCCAGCGCCCGAGTTGTGGCCCGACGAGATCGTGGTGTTCGGCGCGGCCAGCGAAGCCTTCAGCCAGCGCAACATCAACTGCTCGATTGCCGAAAGCATCGAGCGTTTCCGGCCGGTGGTGGCTGCGGCCCGGGCCAACAATATTTATGTTCGCGGCGCCATTTCCTGCACCGTCGGCTGCCCCTACGAGGGCGAGATTGCGCCGGAGCGCGTCGAAATGGTGGCGCGCCTGATGAAGGACATCGGCGTGCAGCACATCGGCGTGGCCGACACGATTGGCGTCGGCACGCCGCTGAAGGTGCAGCGCGCCCTGGAAGCGGCGCTGAAGCATTACGACCTCGATGGCGTGTCGGGCCATTTCCATGACACCTACGGCCAGGCGCTGGCCAACACGCTGGCGTCGTTGCAAATGGGCGTCTGGCAGTTCGACACCTCGGTCGCGGGCCTGGGTGGCTGCCCCTACGCCAAGGGCGCGACCGGCAATGTGGCGACGGAAGACGTGGTCTATCTGCTGCACGGCATGGGAATCGAAACCGGCATCGACCTGGACAAGCTGATTGACGCGGGCAAGTTCATCAGCGACTTCCTCGGTCGCCAGCCCAACTCGCGCGCCGCGACGGCCTTACTGAACAAGAGGATGAATTGA
- a CDS encoding 2-hydroxyacid dehydrogenase: MRISFCCTDTQAQPWLEGLRAAFPGADVEPWSAGAAAADYAVVWTPPQQFIDEQTKLKGIFNIGAGVDALMKLRLPPGVPVVKLDDAGMSVQMAEYVCHAVIRHFREFDGYEADAAEGKWSYRKPHQRQDFPVGVMGLGVLGERVARALAQFEFPVLGWSRSAKVIDGVQCFSGEAGFNDFLAASRILVCLLPLTPNTDNIMRRDTLARLQPGGYVINVARGSHLVDDDLIALIDSGHLSGATLDVFRTEPLPAAHPFWKHPKITVTPHTSARTLREESIAQIAGKIRALESGAPIAGLAGVVDPNQGY; this comes from the coding sequence ATGCGCATCAGTTTTTGCTGTACCGATACCCAAGCCCAGCCCTGGCTGGAAGGCCTGCGTGCCGCCTTTCCCGGCGCTGACGTGGAGCCGTGGTCCGCAGGCGCGGCAGCCGCCGATTACGCCGTGGTCTGGACGCCGCCTCAACAGTTCATCGACGAGCAGACGAAGCTCAAGGGCATCTTCAACATCGGCGCCGGCGTCGATGCCTTGATGAAGCTGCGCCTGCCGCCCGGCGTTCCGGTCGTCAAGCTCGATGACGCCGGCATGTCGGTGCAGATGGCTGAATACGTGTGCCATGCGGTGATCCGGCATTTCCGGGAATTCGACGGCTACGAGGCCGACGCGGCCGAGGGCAAATGGTCATACCGCAAGCCGCACCAGCGCCAGGATTTTCCGGTCGGCGTGATGGGGCTGGGCGTGCTGGGCGAGCGGGTGGCGCGCGCGCTGGCGCAGTTCGAGTTTCCGGTGCTGGGCTGGAGCCGGTCGGCCAAAGTGATTGACGGCGTGCAATGCTTTTCGGGCGAAGCCGGGTTCAACGATTTCCTGGCGGCCAGCCGCATCCTGGTCTGCCTGCTGCCGCTCACGCCCAACACCGACAACATCATGCGGCGGGACACGCTGGCCCGGTTGCAGCCGGGCGGCTATGTCATCAACGTGGCGCGCGGCAGCCACCTGGTTGACGACGACCTGATCGCGCTGATCGACAGCGGCCATCTGTCGGGCGCCACGCTCGATGTGTTCCGCACCGAGCCGCTGCCGGCGGCGCATCCGTTCTGGAAACACCCGAAAATCACCGTCACGCCGCACACCTCGGCACGCACGCTGCGCGAGGAAAGCATCGCCCAGATCGCCGGGAAAATCCGTGCGCTGGAAAGCGGCGCCCCGATTGCCGGCCTCGCCGGTGTGGTGGACCCGAACCAAGGATACTGA